One Alphaproteobacteria bacterium genomic window carries:
- a CDS encoding TIGR04282 family arsenosugar biosynthesis glycosyltransferase encodes MKKTLVIFARAPRLGRGKRRLAAGLGSVAAWRFQCWALDRVIRRLSGDRRWRCVIAETGGPARWPANLRRITQTGGDLGRRMHHAMRGHETGPVVLVGTDVPDIAPHHIADAFSALGRNDAVFGPAADGGYWLVGLRRPASTKVFTGIRWSTGHTLADSLDRLGQRQRHHLLETLPDIDDAGSLHRWRVDRKPHSRRN; translated from the coding sequence GTGAAAAAGACCCTGGTCATATTCGCGCGGGCGCCGCGCCTCGGCCGGGGCAAGCGGCGGCTCGCCGCCGGTCTTGGTTCCGTCGCCGCCTGGCGGTTTCAGTGCTGGGCGCTGGATCGGGTTATTCGGCGGCTTTCCGGCGACCGCCGCTGGCGCTGCGTCATTGCGGAGACAGGGGGCCCGGCAAGATGGCCCGCAAACCTGCGCCGCATTACGCAAACCGGCGGCGACCTGGGGCGGCGCATGCACCACGCGATGCGCGGGCATGAAACCGGGCCGGTGGTACTGGTCGGCACCGACGTACCGGATATCGCGCCGCATCACATCGCCGACGCCTTCAGCGCCCTGGGCCGGAACGATGCGGTGTTCGGCCCGGCGGCGGATGGCGGCTACTGGCTGGTCGGATTGCGGCGGCCGGCATCGACGAAAGTCTTCACGGGCATCCGCTGGTCGACCGGGCACACGCTTGCGGATTCGCTGGATCGGCTTGGCCAGCGTCAACGCCACCATCTGCTGGAAACCCTGCCCGACATTGACGACGC
- a CDS encoding TIGR04283 family arsenosugar biosynthesis glycosyltransferase produces MGELSIIIPTLNAAPHLRNSLPPLAAFEAIDLVHEVIFADGGSGDDTAEIAEAIGAIHVNAEKGRGMQLAAGAAMAKGRWLLFLHADTRLAANWHEAVRDFVGVPENSRRAGYFRFRLDDDSLRAFLLAKVVAWRARVFGLPYGDQALLISSDHYRRIGGFQAIPLMEDVALVRRIGRRNLSPLKPDAVTSAERYRRDGYFLRPIRNFLCLILFFLGTPPRVIARIYG; encoded by the coding sequence ATGGGTGAACTGAGTATCATAATACCAACCCTGAATGCGGCGCCGCACCTGCGGAACAGCCTGCCGCCACTTGCCGCGTTTGAGGCAATCGACCTGGTCCATGAGGTTATTTTCGCCGATGGCGGATCGGGCGATGACACGGCGGAAATTGCGGAAGCGATTGGCGCCATTCACGTGAATGCCGAAAAAGGCCGGGGCATGCAGCTTGCCGCCGGCGCTGCGATGGCGAAAGGGCGATGGCTGTTGTTCCTGCATGCGGATACGCGCCTTGCCGCCAACTGGCATGAAGCGGTGCGGGATTTCGTCGGGGTGCCGGAGAACAGTCGCCGCGCCGGATATTTTCGCTTCCGGCTTGATGACGACAGCCTGCGTGCCTTCCTGCTGGCCAAGGTCGTGGCCTGGCGCGCGCGCGTATTCGGACTCCCCTATGGCGACCAGGCATTGCTTATTTCCAGCGACCATTATCGCCGGATCGGGGGATTCCAGGCAATCCCGCTGATGGAGGACGTGGCACTGGTCCGCCGCATCGGACGCCGTAACCTGTCGCCGTTGAAGCCGGACGCCGTTACCTCCGCGGAGCGCTACAGGCGCGATGGATATTTTTTGCGGCCGATCCGGAATTTCCTCTGCCTGATTCTGTTTTTCCTGGGGACGCCGCCGCGGGTCATCGCCAGAATATACGGGTGA
- a CDS encoding PA0069 family radical SAM protein — translation MDSKIPDIPRKGRGAVSNRTPRFEAQQRVAIDDGWDGDGDPLPPLRTTVGVDAARRIIATNESPDIPFDRSINPYRGCEHGCIYCFARPTHAYYGLSPGIDFETKLFQKPDAPQLLEQELRNPRYRPAVIVLGANTDPYQPIEKDLKLTRRILQVLSDFQHPVAIVTKSPLVLRDLDILAPMAGQSLAMVTLSVTTLDRTLARKMEPRAATPGRRLAAIRALGEAGVPVGVLAAPMIPALNDAELESILAAAAEAGATSAGYTLLRLPLEIRDLFVEWLEAHFPDRAARVMSLVRDTRGGADYDSRWGLRTRGTGVYADLLATRFRLARRKLGLDRRRFDLDSNRFRPPPATGDQLTLL, via the coding sequence ATGGACTCGAAGATACCGGATATCCCTCGCAAGGGCCGTGGCGCGGTCTCCAACCGGACGCCGCGATTCGAGGCGCAGCAAAGGGTGGCAATCGACGATGGCTGGGACGGCGATGGCGACCCGTTGCCGCCGTTGCGCACGACTGTAGGGGTGGACGCGGCGCGGCGGATCATCGCGACGAATGAATCGCCGGATATTCCCTTCGACCGCTCGATAAACCCGTATCGCGGTTGCGAACATGGCTGCATATACTGTTTTGCGCGGCCGACCCACGCCTATTACGGCCTGTCGCCGGGCATCGATTTCGAAACGAAACTGTTCCAGAAGCCCGATGCGCCGCAATTGCTGGAGCAGGAATTGCGCAATCCACGCTATCGCCCGGCCGTCATCGTGCTGGGCGCGAATACGGATCCGTATCAGCCGATCGAAAAAGACCTGAAGCTGACGCGCCGCATCTTGCAGGTCCTGTCCGATTTCCAACACCCGGTGGCAATCGTGACCAAATCCCCGCTGGTATTGCGCGACCTGGACATACTGGCGCCGATGGCCGGACAGTCGCTCGCCATGGTGACACTCTCCGTGACAACGCTCGACCGCACGCTGGCGCGGAAGATGGAGCCGCGGGCAGCGACGCCGGGTCGGCGGCTCGCCGCGATCAGGGCGCTCGGCGAAGCGGGCGTGCCGGTCGGCGTTCTTGCCGCGCCCATGATTCCGGCGCTGAACGATGCCGAACTGGAATCGATCCTTGCGGCAGCGGCGGAGGCCGGCGCGACCAGTGCGGGTTATACGCTGCTGCGCCTGCCACTGGAAATTCGCGACCTGTTTGTGGAATGGCTTGAGGCGCATTTTCCGGACCGCGCGGCGCGGGTGATGTCGCTGGTCCGCGATACCCGCGGCGGCGCCGATTACGATTCCCGGTGGGGTTTGCGGACGCGCGGTACCGGCGTCTATGCCGACCTGCTGGCGACACGGTTTCGACTGGCGCGGCGCAAACTCGGCCTCGACAGGCGGCGTTTCGACCTCGATTCAAATCGGTTCCGGCCGCCGCCGGCGACGGGCGACCAGCTAACCCTGCTGTAG
- a CDS encoding cation:proton antiporter, producing the protein MDAGLELTGIAVVAGAATLCGTLMTRLGQPAIVGYILAGILLGPSGLQLISDRTQVGALAELGVLMLLYFIGMEMSLRNFRRAWRIAVFSALIQIGVSVGLVLALTRYFGWPASHAVLFGFVLALSSTAVAIRMLDEIGELRTRVGRITVGILVAQDLAVAPMLFVVDALAGDSDPGAVVFKISLTVALLAGATIFLSRRRRINLPLAAVTAGGMDLTPVAALTWCFAFAAVAGLIGLSPAFGAFFAGLLVSSSRQRHIVSESAQPIQSVLLMVFFLSIGLLIDLEFLWENIWVVILVWLFIAGFKTILNTLVLRFMGEPIQRAFLSSLVLAQIGEFSFVIGGAAINRDVINTEVYRMIVAVTVLSLVTSPLWLDAARRLHHRAAQRPVGLRRLLRLIYFREWRFTRRIGEIVAAAVAGGTQWLFHRRSGAKIAGQGETVIPAAPKPENSSTVPHSDGGESETPAGTHEEERDKLKDDA; encoded by the coding sequence ATGGATGCGGGACTTGAACTGACGGGGATTGCGGTCGTTGCCGGCGCGGCGACGCTTTGCGGCACGCTGATGACGCGCCTCGGCCAGCCTGCGATTGTCGGCTATATCCTTGCCGGAATCCTGCTCGGCCCTTCAGGGCTGCAACTGATATCGGACCGGACCCAGGTCGGGGCGCTGGCGGAACTCGGCGTGCTGATGCTGCTGTATTTCATCGGCATGGAAATGTCGCTGCGCAATTTCCGCCGCGCCTGGCGCATCGCCGTGTTCAGCGCGCTCATCCAGATCGGTGTCAGCGTGGGGCTGGTGCTGGCGCTGACCCGGTATTTCGGCTGGCCCGCGTCGCATGCGGTGCTGTTCGGCTTTGTGCTGGCGTTGAGCAGCACCGCCGTCGCGATCCGGATGCTGGATGAAATCGGTGAATTGCGAACCCGCGTCGGGCGTATCACGGTCGGTATCCTTGTCGCCCAGGATCTTGCGGTCGCGCCGATGCTGTTCGTGGTCGATGCGCTTGCCGGCGATAGCGATCCGGGCGCTGTCGTCTTCAAGATATCCCTGACCGTTGCCCTGCTGGCGGGCGCCACAATCTTTTTGAGTCGCCGCCGCAGGATCAACCTTCCGCTTGCCGCGGTCACCGCCGGCGGGATGGACCTGACGCCCGTGGCGGCGCTGACCTGGTGTTTCGCCTTTGCGGCAGTCGCCGGCCTGATCGGACTGTCGCCCGCCTTCGGCGCGTTTTTCGCCGGGCTGCTGGTCAGCAGCAGCCGCCAGCGCCACATTGTCAGCGAGTCGGCGCAACCGATTCAAAGCGTCCTGCTGATGGTGTTTTTCCTGTCGATCGGGTTGCTGATCGATCTGGAGTTTCTGTGGGAAAATATCTGGGTGGTGATCCTGGTTTGGCTGTTCATCGCCGGATTCAAGACGATCTTGAACACGCTTGTCCTGCGTTTCATGGGCGAACCGATCCAGCGGGCCTTTCTATCCAGTCTCGTTCTTGCGCAAATCGGCGAGTTTTCTTTTGTCATCGGCGGCGCGGCCATCAACCGCGATGTCATCAACACAGAAGTTTACCGCATGATTGTCGCGGTGACCGTATTGTCGCTGGTGACCAGCCCCCTCTGGCTCGACGCGGCCCGGCGCCTGCACCATCGTGCGGCCCAGCGGCCCGTCGGCCTGCGCCGGTTGCTGCGGCTCATCTATTTTCGCGAATGGCGGTTCACCAGACGGATCGGTGAAATCGTCGCCGCCGCCGTCGCCGGCGGCACGCAGTGGTTGTTCCATCGCAGGAGCGGTGCGAAAATCGCCGGTCAGGGCGAAACGGTCATTCCGGCGGCGCCGAAACCCGAAAACTCGTCGACGGTACCCCATTCGGACGGCGGCGAATCCGAAACGCCGGCCGGGACGCATGAGGAAGAGCGGGACAAACTGAAGGACGATGCCTGA
- a CDS encoding ribonuclease HII — protein MPDLTMEAAAGGIVAGVDEAGRGPWAGPVVAGVAILDPATMPGDLIDGLDDSKKLSAAVRERLFVGLLRHATIAFGIASVAEIDELNILGATMLAMRRAVGALAAPPHIALVDGNRAPDLICPVRTVVMGDSLSSSIAAASIVAKVTRDRIMAGLAADFPGYGWETNQGYGTAAHRDGLDRLGVTIHHRRSFKPIASRIK, from the coding sequence ATGCCTGATCTGACTATGGAAGCCGCCGCAGGCGGCATTGTCGCGGGGGTGGACGAGGCCGGCCGTGGCCCCTGGGCCGGTCCTGTCGTTGCCGGCGTCGCAATTCTCGACCCCGCGACAATGCCGGGTGATCTTATCGATGGGCTCGACGATTCGAAGAAGTTGTCCGCCGCCGTCCGCGAAAGGCTTTTCGTCGGTCTGCTGCGCCATGCGACCATCGCGTTCGGCATCGCCAGCGTGGCGGAAATCGATGAACTCAACATTCTGGGCGCAACAATGCTGGCGATGCGCCGCGCCGTCGGTGCGCTGGCGGCCCCGCCGCATATTGCCCTGGTTGACGGCAACCGCGCGCCGGACCTGATCTGTCCCGTGCGGACCGTCGTAATGGGCGATTCCCTGTCGTCATCCATCGCGGCGGCGTCGATTGTCGCGAAAGTGACGCGGGACCGTATCATGGCCGGACTTGCCGCGGATTTCCCCGGCTATGGCTGGGAAACCAACCAGGGATATGGCACGGCGGCGCATCGCGACGGTCTCGACCGGCTTGGCGTCACTATCCACCATCGGCGCAGCTTCAAACCGATAGCGTCACGAATCAAGTAA
- a CDS encoding site-specific DNA-methyltransferase encodes MKKHNESPRKLPLNQILLGDCIELMNSLPEESVDVVFADPPYNLQLAGDLHRPNNSRVDGVEEQWDKFDSFAEYDRFTRAWLTAARRILKKDGTLWVIGSYHNIYRVGSTLQDLSYWVLNDIVWVKTNPMPNFRGKRFTNAHETMLWCSKSKDSRYTFNYEAMKALNEDLQMRSDWVIPICTGHERLKDSNGDKAHPTQKPESLLHRVILASTNPGDVILDPFFGTGTTGAVAKRLGRCFIGLEREETYAQVARRRIAETPTPGDTALLETPSKRREPRIPFGWLVERGLLSAGDVLTSPCKRWAARVRADGSVVASDHRGNHRGSIHQVGAAVQGAPSCNGWTFWCLNVEGKPIAIDMLRQKLRAELH; translated from the coding sequence ATGAAAAAGCATAATGAATCCCCGCGTAAACTTCCGCTTAATCAGATTCTATTGGGTGACTGCATCGAGTTGATGAATAGTCTTCCCGAAGAATCGGTCGATGTGGTCTTTGCGGATCCACCCTATAACTTGCAGTTGGCGGGCGATTTACACAGGCCGAACAATTCCCGGGTCGACGGTGTCGAAGAGCAGTGGGACAAGTTCGACAGCTTCGCGGAGTATGACCGGTTTACCCGTGCCTGGCTGACCGCCGCGCGGCGCATCCTGAAAAAGGACGGGACCCTCTGGGTTATCGGAAGCTATCACAACATCTATCGCGTCGGGTCCACGCTGCAGGACCTGTCGTACTGGGTCCTCAACGACATCGTCTGGGTCAAGACCAACCCGATGCCGAATTTCCGCGGCAAGCGTTTCACCAATGCGCATGAAACGATGCTCTGGTGCTCCAAGTCGAAGGATTCGCGCTACACCTTTAATTATGAAGCGATGAAGGCGCTGAACGAAGACCTCCAGATGCGTAGCGACTGGGTTATCCCGATCTGTACCGGCCATGAGCGGCTGAAGGATTCGAACGGCGACAAGGCGCATCCGACGCAGAAGCCCGAATCCCTGCTCCACCGGGTGATACTGGCCTCGACAAATCCGGGCGATGTGATCCTCGATCCGTTTTTCGGAACCGGGACGACAGGCGCCGTTGCAAAGCGCCTGGGCCGCTGCTTTATCGGACTGGAACGCGAGGAAACCTATGCACAGGTGGCCAGAAGGCGAATCGCGGAAACGCCGACGCCGGGCGACACCGCCCTGCTCGAAACGCCGTCGAAGCGCCGCGAACCGCGAATTCCCTTCGGCTGGCTGGTCGAACGCGGCTTGCTGTCCGCGGGCGATGTCCTGACCAGCCCGTGCAAGCGCTGGGCGGCGCGGGTCAGGGCCGACGGTTCGGTGGTCGCCTCGGATCATCGCGGCAATCATCGCGGTTCCATCCACCAGGTCGGTGCGGCGGTGCAGGGCGCGCCAAGCTGCAACGGCTGGACATTCTGGTGCCTGAATGTGGAAGGCAAGCCGATTGCCATCGATATGCTGCGCCAGAAATTGCGGGCCGAACTGCATTAA
- the mutY gene encoding A/G-specific adenine glycosylase codes for MTTPHDTAAANAVNDRPGAILAWYDRHRRSMPWRALPGETPNPYHVWLSEIMLQQTTVATVGAYFRRFIERWPDMTALAAADQDDVLHAWQGLGYYARARNLHRCAETVAAEREGILPDTEAELLTLPGIGRYTAAAVAAIAFGRRATVVDGNVERVMARLFRVQTPLPDAKPELYALAESLTPDERPGDYAQAVMDLGATICTPRNPQCLICPWSEGCAGRDIAPELPRRAPKKPRPLRRGIVFWLTNSNGAVLLRRRPEKGLLGGMMEFPSTEWREGAVVDIGAARREIPLPAADWRQLPGIVEHGFTHFRLELTVLTGTANGSAGNSMLWCPIDRLGGQALPTLMKKVVRHVRDADSER; via the coding sequence ATGACGACGCCGCACGATACCGCTGCCGCAAATGCGGTCAACGACCGCCCCGGGGCGATTCTCGCCTGGTACGACCGGCATCGCCGCAGCATGCCCTGGCGCGCGTTGCCCGGCGAAACGCCCAACCCTTACCACGTCTGGCTATCGGAAATCATGCTGCAACAAACTACGGTCGCCACGGTTGGCGCCTATTTCCGGCGGTTCATCGAACGCTGGCCGGACATGACGGCGCTGGCCGCAGCCGACCAGGACGACGTGCTGCATGCCTGGCAGGGACTGGGATATTATGCCCGGGCGCGAAATCTGCACCGCTGCGCCGAAACCGTTGCCGCCGAACGCGAGGGCATACTGCCCGATACGGAAGCCGAACTGCTGACCCTTCCCGGTATCGGACGGTATACCGCCGCCGCGGTCGCCGCCATTGCCTTCGGCCGCCGGGCCACTGTCGTCGATGGGAATGTGGAACGGGTTATGGCGCGGCTGTTCCGCGTGCAGACCCCGCTACCCGATGCCAAGCCGGAGCTGTATGCGCTGGCGGAATCGCTGACGCCGGACGAACGGCCCGGAGATTACGCGCAGGCAGTCATGGACCTCGGCGCCACCATATGCACGCCCCGCAATCCGCAATGCCTGATCTGCCCCTGGTCGGAAGGCTGCGCCGGGCGCGATATTGCGCCCGAACTGCCGCGCCGCGCCCCCAAGAAGCCACGCCCCCTGCGCCGTGGCATCGTCTTCTGGCTTACGAATTCGAATGGCGCGGTACTGCTGCGGCGGCGGCCGGAAAAGGGGTTGCTCGGCGGCATGATGGAATTTCCCTCGACCGAATGGCGCGAGGGCGCGGTTGTCGATATCGGCGCCGCGCGACGGGAAATCCCGCTGCCGGCGGCGGACTGGCGGCAACTGCCCGGAATCGTTGAGCACGGCTTCACCCATTTCCGGCTTGAACTGACGGTTCTGACGGGTACCGCCAATGGCAGCGCGGGAAACAGTATGCTGTGGTGTCCGATCGACCGGCTCGGCGGCCAGGCCCTGCCGACACTGATGAAGAAGGTCGTTCGGCACGTCAGGGACGCCGACAGCGAACGTTAA
- a CDS encoding DciA family protein, which translates to MKQPKTSDPKPPERIGRPRPVAASLQKLTAKAIGRHGFSEGSLITDWPAIVGHELAAVSQPEKLAFSRGERTGGVLHIRVQGGVATELQHQEPLIVERINSHFGYGAVARLRLVHAPMNRRQSPRRKPAVMAVPDPELKAGLREVVGKVTDDETRAVLERIGMAILQREAGRKDSG; encoded by the coding sequence GTGAAGCAGCCAAAGACATCGGACCCGAAACCGCCGGAACGCATCGGCCGGCCTCGTCCTGTCGCCGCGTCGCTGCAGAAACTGACGGCGAAGGCGATCGGCAGGCATGGGTTTAGCGAAGGGTCGCTGATCACCGACTGGCCCGCGATCGTCGGCCATGAACTTGCCGCCGTGTCGCAGCCCGAAAAACTGGCCTTTTCCCGCGGAGAACGCACGGGCGGCGTGCTGCATATCCGCGTACAAGGCGGGGTTGCAACGGAGCTGCAGCATCAGGAACCGCTGATCGTCGAGCGGATCAACAGCCATTTCGGATACGGCGCCGTCGCGCGCCTGCGGCTGGTGCACGCGCCGATGAACCGGCGTCAGTCGCCCCGCCGGAAACCGGCAGTCATGGCCGTCCCGGATCCTGAGCTCAAGGCCGGTTTGCGCGAAGTCGTCGGCAAGGTGACGGACGACGAAACGCGCGCCGTGCTGGAACGGATCGGCATGGCCATTCTGCAGCGGGAAGCGGGCCGGAAAGACTCCGGCTAG
- a CDS encoding DsbA family protein: MTRILASLAGIAALFLVGTAQAAPPSAADALKDRILGDPDAPIEIIEYASLTCSHCRDFHLEVLPDLKENYIDTGKVKLIYRDFPFDQQGLMASVLARCAPPNRYFQFLDVLFRNQDKWTQDPDPFGALMRIGKLGGLSGEDFKACLEDKELVDGMLQTRLTANQQFDVKSTPTFLIGDNNRIVGNQPYEVFDDLLKKLSD, from the coding sequence TTGACCCGAATCCTCGCCAGCCTGGCCGGCATTGCGGCCCTCTTCCTCGTGGGGACGGCCCAGGCGGCGCCGCCGTCTGCGGCGGATGCGCTGAAAGACCGGATCCTGGGCGATCCGGATGCGCCCATAGAGATCATTGAATATGCGTCGCTGACATGTTCGCACTGCCGCGATTTTCATCTCGAAGTTTTGCCGGACCTGAAGGAAAATTACATCGATACCGGCAAGGTGAAGCTGATCTACAGGGACTTTCCCTTCGATCAGCAGGGCCTCATGGCCTCCGTCCTGGCGCGTTGCGCCCCGCCAAACCGATATTTCCAGTTTCTCGACGTCCTGTTCCGGAATCAGGATAAATGGACCCAGGACCCGGACCCGTTCGGCGCATTGATGCGAATCGGCAAGCTCGGCGGGCTGAGCGGCGAGGATTTCAAGGCCTGCCTGGAAGACAAGGAACTTGTCGATGGCATGTTGCAGACCCGGTTGACGGCCAATCAGCAGTTCGACGTGAAGTCCACGCCGACATTTCTGATCGGCGACAATAATCGCATTGTCGGTAACCAGCCATATGAGGTATTTGACGACCTGTTGAAGAAACTTTCAGATTAG